GCATAATTCTAGTGTGATTTCAACCTTTAAAGCTGTGTCAATCAGCAGCTATTAATGCGACTTTTTTGAGCTTATTGAGAAGAAAAATCTTCTGTTGACATAATATAACCACCTTGCCATGAAGATTCTACGCTGAACAACAGTCTTTGTTCAAAGTGTACTTGATTGAAGCGGGATAACAATATTCTCTATCTACCTAATGTCATTATAAAAAGGGGCGCTGCCAACAAGGAAGTATTTTCAATCCCCTTAGAACTAGCTATTCTCACCTAACCACGAGTAATCGGCTCATTATTGCAGTGGTTATTGAGAAGTTACTTGACATCCTCCCACCGCTATACCAGGAGTACCTGATATAGCGGGGGATTCCAAAGATCACTCTTTGGGTTTCCTCTTTCCACGACCCGACTTACTTGGAGGGATTTCTCCACCCATGCAGAGGTCGATGTCTCCAGAGGCGATTAACGTTCCTGTGTGCCCCACAGTACGGAGTCCAATCTCAAGTATGTTCCGCGCCGCGTTCCAGTCCCGGTCAAGGGTTAGCCCACAACGAGGACAAACATGAGTTCTAGTGCTAAGAGATTTTTTAACAACTTCACGACAGTTAGAACAATTCTGGCTAGTGAAATGGGGCGGGACTGCAACAGTTACCACGCCAAACACTTTACCGAAATATTCAACCCATTCACGAAACAGCGACCACGATGCATCACTAATTGACTTAGCAATCGCGTGATTCTTGACCATATTCCGCACCATCAAATCTTCATACACCACGAGGTCGTTAGACTTCACTACGCACTTTGCTGTTTTTACAGCAAAGTCTTTACGCTGGCGACTTACTTTGAGGTGTTTACGAGCAAGTTTATTTCTAAACTTGACTCTGTTGTTGGAACCTTTTTTGGACTTAGACAAACGACGTTGCAACCGCTTCAAAGACTTTTCTGATTTGCGAAGATGTCTAGGGTTAGCAACTGTTTCCCCGTTACTATCTGTATAGAAGTGGTTCAATCCCACATCAATACCAATAGTTTTACCAGTTGGTTCTCGTTTTTCAATGCGTTCTTGAGCAATACAAAACTGGGCGTAGTACCCATCGGCACGACGCACAACCCGCACCCTCTTAAACTGTTTAAGTTGGTAGAAGTGCAGGTCACGGGTTCCCCAGAGCTTGAAGGTTCCTGCCTTAAATCCGTCACTAAAAGTGATATACCTGCGGTCTTCGGAGAGTCGCCAGCCACAGGTTTTGTACTCAACAGAACCATGCGTTTGCTCTTTCTTAAACTTTGGAAAACCCTTCTTTCCAGGCTTACTTTTCTTGCAATTATCAAAGAACTGAGCAATTGCAGACCACGCTCTTTCTGCACTGGCTTGACGAGCCATCGAGTTCAGCTTGGATACCCAAGGGAACTCAGTATTAGCAGCAAGGACAGCACAGAACTTACTCAAGTCATATCGCCCAATTCCTCTATTTTCTATCCAGTATCTAAGGCAGCTATTACGAACGAAACGAGCAGTTCTAATTGCTTCATCAAGCTTTCGGTACTGCTCGTTAAGTCCTTCAAGTTTTGCCTCAAATACTAACATATTTACGTCAGATATATTGACGTAAATTATTTCATAGATTTGCGAAAAACTCAACTATTTCCTTTCCTCACTGACCCTCGGTCAGTTATGGTCAGGAACGTCTCGTTTTTCGCCCTCGATTCATGAGGCAGCGCGTTGGGCGGCTCCGCCGACTTGAAGCGACTGCCGTCTCGCCGCCAAATCACAGATTATGGCGGGAGCCTTCTCTCCGATTTAGGTAAAAAGCATCCCAGAAGTGTAGTTGCAGTCCTTGTAACTACACTACTTTTTTCTCAGCTAATCAAACATTCTCGTTCACAGCAATAAAGGTATTAGGTCGCTCACAAGGCGTAAAATTATACTTAGGTTTAACTTCTTCATCTGTACTACCTTCAGCGGATTTAGTTAGCAGTACAACCTCAGAGCGGGTATAACCAGTCAACTCATCAAACTGAATAATCATATACTGGTAGAGCGCCCAGACATCCGCCATCCGATTGCCAATACTAGAAGATATCTCATCAGGTATAAAAATGTTACCGTGCCAGGATATCTTAATTCCCTCTTTCTGGAAGTAAGTGTCTATTTCTGGACGAATATAATCCGCAGTCCCTCCGCAAAACACCAGTTCTTCAATATCCTCATCCATTTTCGAGCGTAACCACCTGACGATCGCACGCCAATATTCATCTCTAGCAAGCAATAAAGCCTTGGACATCGACTCGCCATCAAGTTGAATTTCATCACCTTTGCGCTTGCGTGAGAGTTTCTGCATCACCTGGGGGTCACAATTAACTCCAGCTTCTACCAACACCTCGATAATATTGGGATTATCAGGGCTTAGTCCCGATGTCTTGGAAGTAAAATTATTCACCAGCCAAGACATACCAAAATTACTGGTTATTCCCGCGCCAATTGAACCACTCCGAAAGGTGAAAATACTTGCATTGCGATAACCAAGCATCACGTACATCGAAGCAGGCATATTATTGCCAAGCGATCGCCTACGGTGAAAAAATATTCCACTACCCTCAGAAGCTGCATCATAACGAAGCATTTTTACCCGCATCTTACCTGCTGGTGTATCAAATCCTCGAAACGCTTCCTTTAACCGCACTTGTAACTGTTCTTTGTCTTGCACTTCACCAGGCGGCAGCAGGATGCTCAAGTAAGCTGCAACATCATTACCCAGGTTCAACTTCTCCTTAGCCAGCCAAAATGCACCACAAATTTTAGGGACTGCTAGTTCGTACTTTAGCTCCTTCAGCTGCGATATACCCCCAAACCGACGACGGGCAAGCTCTCCCAAGGCGCAATACTCATCACCTATTCCTACCCAAGTACGAGATTCAGCATTACCTTCTTGTTGAATGCTCTCAATCGAAGCTTTAGCAACGTCCGCTACTTCTGAGTCGAAAAGTAAAACAACAGGCTTTCCCTCTGGATACTCCTGAACGATCGCCTTGGTTTTACTTGCACCCATGTCAATCGTAATTACTACCTTTTTTACGTCTGTTTTCTCCTTAGTTTTGGGCATATCTTTATCTTTTATTACCTTTTACTATCGTTCCCAATTTAACCGAAATGAGAAAAATACTGTGGTGTAAAACACTTTCTTTACAGGGTTTAACAGCTTTTTTACATACAAAGTGCGTAGAGAAAAAACTATTACGGCGATGTTCTTCGATGGCGCTACAGCATTCATACCAACTTCATTGAGTAGAGAGTCCACTGCAAACTGCCAGCAACCAAGTTCAAATTGCCACGGGGCTAACTGAAGTACCTCCATAGCACTAATACCAAATCAAAACCGTAAATCCTAAGTACATTAAAGTATTAAATATTGCTTTTATACCCGATGATCAAATCACCTCCTAAATCATGACTAAATTACCCCAATCACACCCAAATCCTGTATCAACTAAAAGTTGAATTATTAAACAAAATTAGCTTTTTGCCTGTAATTCAAACAATGCGATTGTCATCATCACACCCGTATTACCTCAACCATCCCCGTAATTACCCCAGTAAAAAGTATCGTTATTGTGCAGTCTTGGGCAATAACAAGGTATGTCAAATAGGGTCAATTACACATTTGCTTTGCTGTCAAATTTTTGATCGCAGCTTTTACAGATGAGATACATGAAGTGATTATTCCAGGCGAACGCACCTCTAAAACTAGAATGCGATCGCCTTTCCAGTTCGGTCAAATACTGTTGATGCACTCGACCAAAGGGTTTGACCAAATTTATGGCTGAAATGGTTTCATAGAAACTTTGAGGAATGCAGTGCAGGTGCTTGAGGAAAAACTCCTTCTAAATGCGCCCAATGGAGAGGTGAAAAGCACCTCCTAACAACAAACAGCGCCAGGCGATCGCACTCCAGGAGATATTGCCCACAACGACAAACAGGACAAGGATAGGACTTACGCAAGTATCACAACCGAAGGCAGAGAGAGTATGCTTTTCTCAAATATCTAACCACCCATATCCTCATAATCCCCTCACTCCAGACGAAATCCTGCATCAACTTCTATTTCTGCCTTAGCAATTGGATCATCCTCGTCATCATTAAAAAACCCATCATCTTCGGAATCTTCTCCCAAAACATTTGATCCGACTGGTTCTGTCGCAACAGGTAACGACACAGGACTTGGCCCAGTGGAATCAAAAAAAGAAACTGAAGGGGGAACCGAATTAGCTGAAATAGGAGTTATTTCCACGCCATTAGTTCCAACTGTTGGTTGTAACCCAGTTGCACCTTGCGAGAAAACTCCACTATGAGGATTAACAAGAACTATCTGGGGCAACCCCTCCATCCCAAACGTCCGTTTCATCTTAATGATCTGAACTTCAAGTTGCGCGATCGCATCATGGAGGGCTGACTGCAATTCAACACCAGATACCCCGCAGCAGATAGCGCAAACGGTAGGTAATACGCCCGCAGCGCCTCACATACTAACTCAGTTTGCCCTCGCTTCTTTGACTGGAGATAGCTAATTACTATACCGTCCTCCATATCTTTATTCCGCATGATACGCGCCAACTCAACCGAATCAGCTGGCTTACTAGCTCTTGCCATAGCTTCTCTTCTATTAACGTGCAAATCAAGCTTCTCAGTAAGCTATTTGTCAATACTCTTACTTTAACCATACGGTGGGAGAACTCACCCCCGTATTTACTCCGAACTACCCCAATTGACACACTAATTACCCCAATTAAGTGAAATTGGGTTTGATTTTTGTCAATCAAAATAAATAATTTAGAACTTACGCATTGACAGAAAATTGATACTATGTATTCAAATTCAAATTCTGCGCTAAATGTTCCAAAATAAAGTCACGAGCTACTTGGAGAGACAGATTCCTTTGGATTTCATACCAATTTTCAATCAAGTCTTCTGCCCGCATTAATTCTAATTGTGTGAAAGCGCGAATTGCACTAAAAAAGTGAGTCTTAATAGCATCGGTTGTTCTAACCATGAATCTTCCAATGCCACATACTTGTTTAATAGCTCTGTGGTAACACTCAATCCCCCAATGAATTGAATGTAGCTCTTTAAATTCTGTTCTGGAAATTGAGTTTAGTGTATCTTTTTCAGGGATATACATAATGTAATATCTTTTAGTTTCGTTTTTGAAACTTTTCCGAAATACTTTTACCTGACCAAAATTCTTTAGATACACTATTAAACCATCTTCGGGAATTTCTAAGTTTTGGACTTGGGTAAAATTTTTACCATCAATGGAACATGAGCGATTTTTAGCTACCCCAGTTAAAAACCCTAATCCCTTGTTTTTCAGTAACTTCAGGTTTTTTTGACTGGAATACCAAGCGTCAGTTGTCATTGTTTTAGGCTTTAAACCCCAATCCATTACCTCAGTAATCATTTCTCGTAAATAATCATTTTTAGTCTTGTTATCTTGTTTGTTATAAATGCGATAATTTACAGGTACAGATTTACCTGAACACTCGGTGTAATACAAGGTAATTAACTGAACTCCCTTAACGGCACGATGATGTCTACCTGAATAGTAATAACCGATTAAATCTGTTATTTCCGGGTCACTATGAGGCTTATCAATTACCGTATCATCTCCACTTAAAGTACCTCCAACTAGATTGATATTGGGCTTGATTTCTTCAAATAAGTCCTTGGGTTCGTACCGTTCACGTAGCAAAAATCTATTGACGCTATCATGAGATAAATTTTCCATTATCTCTGCCAGACGTGTGCAACCTGGATACTTTGATTCTGCCAGTAGAAACAGAGTATAAGTGTTCAAGTCACATTTAGCGGTTGATGGTTTAGTAATTGC
This is a stretch of genomic DNA from Nostoc sp. KVJ3. It encodes these proteins:
- a CDS encoding RNA-guided endonuclease InsQ/TnpB family protein → MLVFEAKLEGLNEQYRKLDEAIRTARFVRNSCLRYWIENRGIGRYDLSKFCAVLAANTEFPWVSKLNSMARQASAERAWSAIAQFFDNCKKSKPGKKGFPKFKKEQTHGSVEYKTCGWRLSEDRRYITFSDGFKAGTFKLWGTRDLHFYQLKQFKRVRVVRRADGYYAQFCIAQERIEKREPTGKTIGIDVGLNHFYTDSNGETVANPRHLRKSEKSLKRLQRRLSKSKKGSNNRVKFRNKLARKHLKVSRQRKDFAVKTAKCVVKSNDLVVYEDLMVRNMVKNHAIAKSISDASWSLFREWVEYFGKVFGVVTVAVPPHFTSQNCSNCREVVKKSLSTRTHVCPRCGLTLDRDWNAARNILEIGLRTVGHTGTLIASGDIDLCMGGEIPPSKSGRGKRKPKE
- a CDS encoding ParM/StbA family protein — its product is MPKTKEKTDVKKVVITIDMGASKTKAIVQEYPEGKPVVLLFDSEVADVAKASIESIQQEGNAESRTWVGIGDEYCALGELARRRFGGISQLKELKYELAVPKICGAFWLAKEKLNLGNDVAAYLSILLPPGEVQDKEQLQVRLKEAFRGFDTPAGKMRVKMLRYDAASEGSGIFFHRRRSLGNNMPASMYVMLGYRNASIFTFRSGSIGAGITSNFGMSWLVNNFTSKTSGLSPDNPNIIEVLVEAGVNCDPQVMQKLSRKRKGDEIQLDGESMSKALLLARDEYWRAIVRWLRSKMDEDIEELVFCGGTADYIRPEIDTYFQKEGIKISWHGNIFIPDEISSSIGNRMADVWALYQYMIIQFDELTGYTRSEVVLLTKSAEGSTDEEVKPKYNFTPCERPNTFIAVNENV
- a CDS encoding transposase, which gives rise to MRAITKPSTAKCDLNTYTLFLLAESKYPGCTRLAEIMENLSHDSVNRFLLRERYEPKDLFEEIKPNINLVGGTLSGDDTVIDKPHSDPEITDLIGYYYSGRHHRAVKGVQLITLYYTECSGKSVPVNYRIYNKQDNKTKNDYLREMITEVMDWGLKPKTMTTDAWYSSQKNLKLLKNKGLGFLTGVAKNRSCSIDGKNFTQVQNLEIPEDGLIVYLKNFGQVKVFRKSFKNETKRYYIMYIPEKDTLNSISRTEFKELHSIHWGIECYHRAIKQVCGIGRFMVRTTDAIKTHFFSAIRAFTQLELMRAEDLIENWYEIQRNLSLQVARDFILEHLAQNLNLNT